From Actinopolyspora lacussalsi, a single genomic window includes:
- a CDS encoding uncharacterized protein (TIGR00369 family) (product_source=TIGR00369; cath_funfam=3.10.129.10; cog=COG2050; pfam=PF03061; superfamily=54637; tigrfam=TIGR00369) → MDSANTTKVDWGEPRSKTVTWYDPTTGARAATGMSGLDYLSAMHRGELPPPPISALFGDMRISSVAEGEVEFSCVPDESAYNPIGLVHGGLACTLLDSVTGCAVHSTLPAGTGYSSAEIKVNYLRAIRLDTGKLHALGRVTKPGRHVAFAEGEIRDSAGKLLATASSTCTVFG, encoded by the coding sequence ATGGACAGCGCGAACACGACGAAGGTCGACTGGGGAGAACCACGCAGCAAGACCGTCACCTGGTACGACCCCACCACGGGCGCCCGCGCGGCCACCGGCATGTCCGGACTGGACTACCTGTCGGCGATGCACCGCGGCGAACTGCCGCCACCGCCGATCAGCGCGCTGTTCGGTGACATGCGGATCAGCAGCGTGGCCGAGGGCGAGGTGGAGTTCAGCTGCGTTCCCGACGAGTCGGCCTACAACCCGATCGGGTTGGTGCACGGCGGACTGGCCTGCACCCTGCTCGACTCGGTGACCGGCTGTGCCGTGCACAGCACGCTTCCCGCCGGTACCGGCTACAGCTCGGCCGAGATCAAGGTGAACTACCTGCGCGCGATCCGGCTGGACACCGGCAAGCTGCACGCCCTGGGCCGGGTGACCAAACCGGGGCGGCACGTGGCGTTCGCGGAGGGCGAGATCCGAGACTCGGCGGGCAAGCTGCTCGCCACGGCATCGAGCACCTGCACCGTTTTCGGCTGA
- a CDS encoding carbonic anhydrase/acetyltransferase-like protein (isoleucine patch superfamily) (product_source=COG0663; cath_funfam=2.160.10.10; cog=COG0663; pfam=PF00132; superfamily=51161), with amino-acid sequence MRSIELNGTNPTVRDGAWVAPGATLAGDVTLAEQASVWYSSVVRADCDSISIGRGSNLQDGCVAHADPGTPVNIGEHVSVGHRAVLHGCTVEDNVLVGMSATVLNGARVGSGSIIAAGTVILEGTEIPPNSLVAGVPGKVRRETTEEERELITANAEHYLTLKNQHSEAAG; translated from the coding sequence ATGCGCTCGATCGAGCTGAACGGAACGAACCCGACCGTGCGGGACGGGGCCTGGGTCGCCCCGGGTGCCACGCTGGCGGGCGACGTCACCCTCGCCGAACAGGCGAGCGTCTGGTACTCCTCGGTCGTACGCGCCGACTGCGACAGCATCTCGATCGGTCGCGGGAGCAATCTCCAGGACGGCTGCGTCGCACACGCCGATCCCGGGACGCCGGTGAACATCGGCGAGCACGTCTCGGTCGGTCACCGTGCCGTGCTGCACGGCTGCACCGTCGAGGACAACGTGCTGGTGGGCATGAGCGCCACCGTGCTCAACGGTGCGCGCGTCGGTTCCGGCAGCATCATCGCGGCGGGCACCGTGATCCTGGAGGGCACCGAGATACCCCCGAACTCGTTGGTCGCGGGCGTGCCGGGCAAGGTACGCCGCGAGACGACCGAGGAGGAACGCGAACTCATCACCGCCAACGCCGAGCACTACCTCACGCTCAAGAACCAGCACTCCGAAGCGGCGGGGTGA
- a CDS encoding xylulokinase (product_source=KO:K00854; cath_funfam=3.30.420.40; cog=COG1070; ko=KO:K00854; pfam=PF00370,PF02782; superfamily=53067; tigrfam=TIGR01312) has product MFVLGMDSSTQSTKALVVDAEDGSVVAEGRASHSPHSEIDPEVWWRACGEAVRQAVDAAPGPVEAVAVAGQQHGMVALDAAGTVLRDALLWNDTRSAPQARQLTERHGAAELAERTGLVPVASFTLTKLAWLAENEPENAARLDRVLLPHDWLTWRLSGSPDRAVTDRGDASGTGYFSPASGEWLPELCREVLSDRAPRLPEVLSPREPAGEVTELEELRGAVLGPGTGDNMAAALGLGIEPGDVVVSVGTSGTAFAVTEQPCGDPTGTVAGFCDATGRYLPLIATLNAARVLDSTANALGTDLAGLDELALRADPGAEGLTLLPYLDGERTPNLPDATGTLTGMRTGNLTPENMARAAVEGMLCGLADGIDALRNVGVTVRRVLLIGGAAESAAVRAIAPMLFGVDVQVPEAAEYVALGAARQAAWVASGTDQPPKWPLRCESYEARDVARGEEIREKYRDAAQRVYG; this is encoded by the coding sequence GTGTTCGTTCTGGGGATGGATTCCTCCACCCAGTCCACGAAGGCGCTGGTCGTCGACGCCGAGGACGGCAGCGTCGTCGCCGAGGGCAGGGCCTCCCACTCACCGCACTCCGAGATAGATCCGGAGGTGTGGTGGCGGGCGTGCGGCGAGGCCGTGCGACAGGCGGTCGATGCCGCCCCCGGCCCCGTCGAAGCCGTGGCCGTGGCCGGGCAGCAACACGGCATGGTCGCGCTCGACGCCGCGGGAACGGTGCTGCGGGACGCGCTGCTGTGGAACGACACCCGTTCGGCACCGCAGGCACGACAGCTGACCGAGCGACACGGCGCCGCCGAGCTGGCCGAACGTACCGGGCTGGTTCCGGTGGCGAGTTTCACGCTCACCAAACTCGCCTGGCTCGCCGAGAACGAGCCGGAGAACGCGGCACGGCTGGACCGGGTGCTACTGCCGCACGACTGGCTGACCTGGCGATTGTCCGGCAGCCCGGACCGTGCCGTCACCGACCGGGGGGATGCCTCGGGAACCGGTTACTTCTCCCCCGCTTCGGGGGAATGGCTGCCGGAACTGTGCCGGGAGGTGCTGTCCGACCGTGCTCCTCGACTGCCCGAGGTGCTCTCCCCGCGCGAACCCGCCGGGGAGGTCACCGAGCTCGAGGAGCTGCGCGGAGCGGTGCTGGGCCCGGGAACCGGCGACAACATGGCCGCGGCGCTCGGGCTCGGGATCGAACCGGGCGATGTGGTCGTCTCCGTCGGAACCTCGGGTACCGCCTTCGCGGTGACCGAGCAGCCGTGCGGCGACCCGACGGGAACGGTGGCCGGATTCTGCGACGCGACCGGCCGTTACCTCCCGCTGATCGCCACGCTGAACGCGGCCCGGGTGCTCGACTCCACGGCCAACGCGCTCGGCACCGACCTCGCCGGGTTGGACGAACTCGCGCTGCGGGCCGACCCCGGCGCGGAGGGGCTGACGCTGCTGCCCTACCTCGACGGCGAGCGCACCCCCAACCTGCCCGACGCCACGGGCACGTTGACCGGGATGCGCACCGGCAATCTGACCCCGGAGAACATGGCACGCGCGGCTGTGGAGGGAATGCTCTGCGGACTCGCGGACGGGATCGACGCGCTGCGGAACGTGGGAGTGACCGTGCGGCGGGTGCTGCTGATCGGGGGCGCCGCGGAGTCGGCCGCGGTGCGCGCGATCGCTCCGATGCTGTTCGGAGTGGACGTGCAGGTACCGGAGGCGGCGGAGTACGTCGCCCTCGGCGCCGCCAGGCAGGCCGCGTGGGTGGCCAGCGGGACCGACCAACCCCCGAAATGGCCGCTGCGCTGCGAATCGTACGAGGCCCGGGACGTGGCTCGCGGGGAGGAGATCCGCGAGAAGTACCGCGATGCCGCACAGCGGGTGTACGGCTAG
- a CDS encoding xylose isomerase (product_source=KO:K01805; cath_funfam=3.20.20.150; cog=COG2115; ko=KO:K01805; pfam=PF01261; superfamily=51658; tigrfam=TIGR02631) yields the protein MNDYSPAASDKFSFGLWTVGFQGADPFGAPTRSELDPVRAVHRLAELGAWGVTFHDDDLIPFAADESERQRVVSRFREALDETGMTVPMITTNLFGHPVFKDGALTANDRDIRRFALRKMLRNVELAAELGARTFVAWGGREGAETDAGIDARAAFARYKEGIDTVCQFVRDRGYDLRLALEPKPNEPRGDILLPTVGHVLSFIEQLEHPDMVGVNPEVGHEQMAGLNYVHGIAQALWAGKLFHLDLNGQHGAKFDQDLRFGAGDLKSAFFTVDLLENAGYQGPRHFDFKPSRTEDDEGVWTSAAGCMRNYLILRERSAAFRADPRVREALEASRVDELARPTLASGEKPEELLSAAEGFDPEEAGKRAMHYERLDQLALEHLMGLG from the coding sequence GTGAACGACTACTCACCCGCCGCGTCCGACAAGTTCTCGTTCGGACTCTGGACCGTCGGTTTCCAGGGAGCCGACCCGTTCGGAGCGCCCACCCGGTCGGAGCTGGACCCGGTGCGGGCGGTACACCGCCTGGCGGAGCTGGGGGCCTGGGGAGTCACGTTCCACGATGACGACCTGATCCCGTTCGCGGCGGACGAGTCCGAGCGGCAGCGGGTGGTCTCGCGGTTCCGCGAGGCGCTGGACGAGACCGGCATGACCGTGCCGATGATCACCACCAACCTGTTCGGACACCCGGTCTTCAAGGACGGCGCCCTGACGGCCAACGACAGGGACATACGGCGGTTCGCGCTGCGCAAGATGCTGCGCAACGTCGAACTCGCCGCCGAACTCGGTGCGCGGACCTTCGTCGCCTGGGGCGGCAGGGAAGGCGCCGAGACCGACGCGGGGATCGACGCCCGTGCGGCCTTCGCCCGCTACAAGGAGGGCATCGACACGGTCTGCCAGTTCGTCCGGGACCGCGGTTACGACCTGCGGTTGGCCCTGGAGCCCAAACCCAACGAGCCGCGTGGCGACATCCTGCTGCCGACGGTGGGGCACGTGCTCTCGTTCATCGAGCAGCTCGAGCACCCCGACATGGTCGGGGTGAATCCGGAGGTCGGTCACGAGCAGATGGCCGGGCTCAACTACGTGCACGGCATAGCCCAGGCGCTGTGGGCGGGCAAACTGTTCCACCTGGATCTCAACGGCCAGCACGGCGCCAAGTTCGACCAGGACCTCCGGTTCGGTGCGGGCGACCTCAAGAGCGCGTTCTTCACGGTCGACCTGCTGGAGAACGCGGGCTACCAGGGGCCGAGGCACTTCGACTTCAAGCCCTCGCGTACCGAGGACGACGAGGGTGTGTGGACCTCGGCCGCGGGGTGCATGCGCAACTACCTGATCCTGCGGGAGAGGTCGGCGGCCTTCCGCGCCGACCCGCGAGTGCGGGAGGCGCTCGAGGCGTCCCGCGTGGACGAACTCGCTCGTCCCACGCTCGCCTCCGGCGAGAAGCCCGAGGAACTGCTGAGTGCCGCGGAGGGATTCGACCCCGAGGAGGCGGGGAAGCGCGCCATGCACTACGAGCGGCTGGACCAGCTCGCGTTGGAGCACCTGATGGGGCTGGGCTGA
- a CDS encoding beta-glucosidase (product_source=KO:K05349; cath_funfam=2.60.40.10,3.20.20.300,3.40.50.1700; cleavage_site_network=SignalP-noTM; cog=COG1472; ko=KO:K05349; pfam=PF00933,PF01915,PF14310; superfamily=49373,51445,52279) produces the protein MRRGPTRLLVTLGLCVSCALSTAPALAQERTDETPVYLDQSYSARERAADLVSRMTPSEKASQLISSQAPAIPRLGVRSYGWWNEAAHGVAREQYNEEGNPEILTNTTSYPVSLSMGSTWNPDLMHRVAQATSSEAREVVRDNRLDLNFYSPTINLSRDPRWGRNDETFSEDPGLTAAMASQYVNGMEGKDKQGNLLPSSDGYLKTSTTIKHFAANNSEFNRLTGTSNMDERTLREYYTAPFKEVIRQSSPGSIMTAYNRVNGVPASADVGLLDTLARKTFGFDGFFTSDCDSVYEIQHGHNWKPEGEEEPLDHIERNAYANAAGVDLNCNQGYHDEHNFGNTLPEAAQQKIETHNGVYTENFMDASLIRMFTVRIRLGEFDDPEQVPWVQRARERVPKGSWEDAESNNAVTQTPERLDLAREAASESIVLLRNQPAEDGGKLLPLRIPKSGQYRLAVIGDHANPEEMYLGGYSSDQGPSGRANGVNGYEGLKRAVEEINPDAVVDYLPGTKPGTENQLNRNSVRASADFDSVVVYGGTDESTAKEDEDRESLRLPEPQTKLINEVAANNPNTVVYLETIGAVDVSDFSSEVQALLWSSYNGQRKGQALADVLLGESNPSGHLPFTWYKNESQLPSIGDYSIRPADSRPGRTYMYFDGRAAYPFGHGLGYTEFEYGDLRIQRDHVNANGEVRASARVTNTGEVAGSDVVQLYAASSKADRTERPDERLAGFEKVSLRPHESKRVEFTIPVRDLALFDQQRNRYELSAGGYEFRLAHSSSEADVADSERVTVHGKLRPVPAAVSTTPRAAGDAERGITVRRTFDRDTVVRPRTTVSFNDGTLVGHVADERDEPLPPGMRVQYRSNRPGVVSVNPHGVIRTRDSGVATVTATVRYRGHTESTKFVVKVR, from the coding sequence ATGAGACGAGGACCGACACGTCTCCTGGTGACCCTCGGCCTGTGCGTGAGTTGTGCGCTGTCCACCGCACCCGCGCTGGCCCAGGAGAGAACCGATGAGACCCCCGTGTACCTGGACCAGAGCTACTCGGCACGGGAACGTGCCGCAGACCTGGTTTCCCGGATGACGCCGTCCGAGAAGGCGTCACAGCTGATCAGCAGTCAGGCACCCGCCATCCCCCGGCTCGGGGTGCGGTCCTACGGCTGGTGGAACGAAGCGGCGCACGGCGTCGCACGGGAGCAGTACAACGAGGAGGGCAACCCCGAGATACTGACCAACACCACCTCGTACCCGGTGAGCCTGTCCATGGGATCCACCTGGAACCCCGACCTGATGCACCGGGTCGCACAGGCCACCTCCAGCGAGGCTCGCGAGGTGGTGCGCGACAACAGGCTCGACCTCAACTTCTACTCCCCCACCATCAACCTGAGCAGGGATCCGAGGTGGGGCCGCAACGACGAGACATTCAGCGAGGACCCCGGGCTGACCGCGGCCATGGCCTCGCAGTACGTCAACGGCATGGAGGGCAAGGACAAGCAGGGCAACCTGCTGCCCTCCTCGGACGGTTACCTCAAGACCAGCACCACGATCAAGCACTTCGCCGCGAACAACAGCGAGTTCAACCGGCTCACCGGCACGTCGAACATGGACGAGCGGACGCTGCGCGAGTACTACACGGCTCCGTTCAAGGAAGTGATCCGCCAGAGCTCGCCCGGTTCGATCATGACCGCTTACAACCGGGTCAACGGGGTGCCCGCCTCAGCCGACGTCGGCCTACTGGACACCCTGGCCCGCAAGACCTTCGGGTTCGACGGGTTCTTCACCTCCGACTGCGACTCGGTCTACGAGATCCAGCACGGCCACAACTGGAAACCGGAGGGCGAGGAGGAACCGCTCGACCACATCGAGCGCAACGCCTACGCGAACGCGGCCGGTGTGGACCTCAACTGCAACCAGGGTTACCACGACGAGCACAACTTCGGTAACACGCTGCCCGAGGCGGCCCAGCAGAAGATCGAGACCCACAACGGCGTCTACACCGAGAACTTCATGGACGCCTCGCTGATCCGGATGTTCACGGTGCGGATCCGGCTCGGCGAGTTCGACGACCCCGAACAGGTGCCCTGGGTCCAGCGCGCCCGCGAACGAGTCCCCAAGGGCAGCTGGGAGGACGCGGAGTCGAACAACGCGGTGACCCAGACCCCGGAACGGTTGGATCTCGCCCGCGAGGCGGCCTCCGAGTCCATCGTGCTGCTGCGCAACCAACCCGCCGAGGACGGTGGCAAGCTGCTGCCGCTGCGGATACCGAAGTCGGGACAGTACCGCCTGGCGGTCATCGGTGATCACGCCAATCCGGAAGAGATGTATCTGGGCGGCTACTCCAGCGACCAGGGGCCGTCCGGCCGTGCCAACGGCGTCAACGGCTACGAGGGGCTCAAGCGGGCGGTCGAGGAGATCAACCCCGATGCGGTCGTGGACTACCTCCCCGGCACGAAGCCCGGTACCGAGAACCAGTTGAACCGGAACTCCGTGCGTGCCTCCGCCGACTTCGACTCGGTGGTCGTCTACGGCGGAACGGACGAGAGCACCGCGAAGGAGGACGAGGACCGGGAGTCGCTGCGGCTGCCGGAACCGCAGACGAAGCTGATCAACGAGGTAGCGGCGAACAACCCGAACACGGTGGTCTACCTGGAGACCATCGGGGCGGTCGACGTGAGCGACTTCTCCTCCGAGGTGCAGGCGCTGCTGTGGAGCTCCTACAACGGACAGCGCAAGGGCCAGGCGCTGGCCGACGTGCTGCTGGGCGAGAGCAACCCGAGCGGGCACCTGCCCTTCACCTGGTACAAGAACGAGTCCCAGCTGCCCTCGATCGGTGACTACTCGATCAGACCCGCGGACTCGCGACCCGGCCGGACCTACATGTACTTCGACGGCAGGGCCGCCTACCCGTTCGGCCACGGTCTCGGCTACACCGAGTTCGAGTACGGTGATCTGCGGATCCAACGCGACCACGTCAACGCCAACGGTGAGGTCCGCGCGAGCGCGCGGGTCACCAACACCGGAGAGGTCGCGGGCTCCGACGTGGTGCAGCTCTACGCCGCCTCGTCGAAGGCGGACCGGACCGAGCGTCCGGACGAACGGCTCGCCGGCTTCGAGAAGGTCTCGCTCCGGCCGCACGAGAGCAAGCGTGTCGAGTTCACGATCCCGGTGCGCGATCTGGCGCTGTTCGACCAACAGCGGAACCGCTACGAGCTCAGCGCAGGTGGCTACGAGTTCCGACTGGCGCATTCGAGTTCCGAAGCGGACGTCGCCGACAGCGAGCGGGTGACGGTGCACGGCAAGCTGCGACCGGTTCCCGCCGCTGTGAGCACCACACCACGGGCCGCAGGTGACGCCGAACGCGGGATCACGGTGCGCAGGACCTTCGATCGCGACACCGTGGTCCGGCCACGCACGACGGTCTCGTTCAACGACGGAACGCTCGTCGGGCATGTCGCGGACGAACGCGACGAGCCCCTGCCACCCGGAATGCGGGTGCAGTACCGCAGCAACCGACCGGGGGTCGTGTCGGTGAATCCGCACGGGGTGATTCGCACCCGTGATTCCGGGGTCGCCACGGTCACCGCGACCGTGCGCTACCGCGGTCACACCGAGTCGACGAAGTTCGTCGTCAAGGTTAGGTGA
- a CDS encoding putative NBD/HSP70 family sugar kinase (product_source=COG1940; cath_funfam=1.10.10.10,3.30.420.40; cog=COG1940; pfam=PF00480; smart=SM00508; superfamily=46785,53067), translated as MTASTAQGRDPASLRRHNLRALLRHLHLRGPTSRVGLGEVTGLTRSAIADLVGELTERGLVLESGSSQQQPGRTGRGRPPLIVSPRDERAYALAIAVDVDTVRIGRVGLGGNVLEEMTTQHEHSPGDPAPGLEQLARLVRELVTTTEAPPIAVGVAVPGLVRDEDGVVTRAPNLGWHELALGQRLRESADITAPVVVGNEARLAALAEHRRGAGRDRTDLVYVSAGVGVGAGIVAHDQLLTGNTGYAGEIGHMITSPGGRTCHCGARGCWETEIGADALLRRIGVVEPADRQAELERLFERAERGDAEALEAFRQLCAPVATGLANLINIFDPGLVLLGGLLRPLLRHAEGELRHSLERVRGLPELPVELGSARLGEQGHLLGAAEAAVSSFLASFE; from the coding sequence GTGACCGCATCGACCGCGCAGGGCCGCGATCCGGCCAGCCTGCGACGTCACAATCTCCGGGCGCTGCTGCGTCATCTGCACCTGCGGGGGCCCACCAGCCGGGTCGGACTCGGCGAAGTGACCGGACTCACCCGCAGCGCCATCGCGGACCTGGTGGGGGAGCTGACCGAACGCGGGTTGGTACTGGAAAGCGGTTCGAGCCAGCAGCAGCCGGGCAGAACCGGCCGGGGGCGTCCCCCGCTGATCGTCTCGCCGCGCGACGAACGCGCCTACGCGCTCGCCATAGCCGTCGACGTGGACACCGTACGCATCGGCAGAGTGGGGCTGGGAGGCAACGTTCTCGAGGAGATGACCACCCAGCACGAACATTCGCCCGGTGATCCCGCACCGGGGCTGGAGCAGCTCGCACGACTGGTCCGCGAGCTCGTGACGACGACCGAGGCCCCGCCCATCGCGGTGGGGGTGGCGGTGCCCGGCCTGGTACGGGACGAGGACGGTGTGGTCACCCGCGCTCCCAACCTCGGTTGGCACGAGCTGGCGCTCGGACAACGACTGCGCGAGTCGGCGGATATCACGGCTCCGGTGGTGGTCGGCAACGAGGCGCGACTGGCCGCCCTGGCCGAACACCGTCGTGGCGCGGGCAGGGACCGAACCGACCTAGTGTACGTGTCCGCGGGGGTCGGTGTGGGCGCCGGGATCGTGGCGCACGACCAGCTGCTCACCGGCAACACCGGATACGCGGGCGAGATCGGGCACATGATCACGAGTCCCGGCGGCAGAACCTGCCACTGTGGTGCCCGGGGCTGTTGGGAAACCGAGATCGGGGCGGATGCCCTGCTGCGGCGGATCGGTGTCGTCGAACCCGCCGACAGACAGGCCGAACTGGAGCGGCTGTTCGAACGCGCCGAACGGGGGGACGCCGAAGCGCTCGAGGCGTTCCGGCAGCTCTGTGCGCCGGTCGCGACCGGTCTGGCCAATCTGATAAACATCTTCGATCCGGGACTGGTACTGCTCGGTGGGCTGCTGCGACCTCTGCTACGGCACGCCGAGGGAGAACTGCGCCACAGCCTCGAACGCGTCCGGGGACTTCCCGAACTGCCGGTGGAACTCGGCAGCGCTCGGTTGGGGGAGCAGGGACACCTGCTCGGTGCCGCCGAGGCCGCGGTGAGCAGCTTTCTCGCTTCCTTCGAATGA
- a CDS encoding alpha-D-xyloside xylohydrolase (product_source=KO:K01811; cog=COG1501; ko=KO:K01811; pfam=PF01055,PF13802; superfamily=51011,51445,74650) gives MRGAHESDGALEWTHGQETVRIEPWGRDSLRVRAGFAPVVDDLPGALVERPDSGEAPGITIGDSLARITNGSLTAEIDTAGMLRFVDANDGGELLAEQPAHFWWPGPRLYGSSSGSSRRMEQCFRAYDGERIYGLGQHTHGLLDQKGTVLDLVQRNAEVSIPFLLSSRGYGFLWNNPAVGRVEFAHNGTRWVADSTRQLDYWVTTGRTPADLLGNYTEVTGRPPMLPEWAAGFWQSKLRYRSQEELLEVVREYRRRGLPLSVIVSDFFHWPHLGEWKFDPAEYPDPAAMLRELDEAGVRLMVSIWPSVNPLSENFERMSREGLLVETEAGVPYHAPWRDKGFDVEMPVAFYDATNPRARRFVWDRAREHYYELGVRVWWLDACEPEIRPGTPENLRFAEGPGREVFNLYPLRHAQGFHDGMREEGETEIVSLCRSAWAGSQRYGAALWSGDIDATFESLRAQVRAGLNVALSGIPWWTTDIGGFHGGDPDSEYFRELVVRWFQYGVFCPLFRLHGNRDPRMPLGPEMTGGPNEVWSFGEQAYESIRETLFLRERLRPYLMEQMRVAHERGLPPMRPLFVDYPGDERVWDVEDQFLLGPDVLVAPVTEYGARERSVRLPRGDRWVGAWDGRTFDGGTTITVGAPLETVPVFRREGATVELGT, from the coding sequence ATGCGAGGTGCCCACGAGAGCGACGGGGCATTGGAGTGGACCCACGGTCAGGAAACCGTTCGGATCGAACCCTGGGGGCGGGACAGCCTGCGGGTACGAGCCGGATTCGCTCCGGTGGTCGACGACCTTCCCGGGGCGCTCGTCGAACGTCCCGACTCCGGCGAGGCTCCCGGGATCACCATCGGGGACTCCCTCGCCAGGATCACCAACGGTTCCCTGACCGCCGAGATCGACACGGCGGGAATGCTGCGTTTCGTCGACGCGAACGACGGCGGCGAACTGCTGGCGGAGCAACCCGCGCACTTCTGGTGGCCCGGGCCGCGGCTCTACGGGTCCAGCTCCGGCAGCAGCAGGCGCATGGAGCAGTGCTTCCGGGCCTACGACGGGGAGCGGATCTACGGGCTGGGGCAGCACACGCACGGACTGCTCGACCAGAAGGGGACCGTGCTGGATCTGGTGCAGCGCAACGCGGAGGTCTCCATTCCCTTCCTGCTCTCGAGCAGGGGATACGGCTTTCTGTGGAACAACCCGGCGGTCGGCAGGGTGGAGTTCGCGCACAACGGGACCAGGTGGGTGGCCGACAGCACCAGGCAGCTGGACTACTGGGTCACCACCGGCCGAACACCGGCCGATCTGCTGGGCAACTACACCGAGGTCACCGGCCGGCCCCCGATGCTGCCGGAGTGGGCCGCCGGATTCTGGCAGAGCAAACTGCGGTACCGCTCCCAGGAGGAACTGCTGGAGGTGGTCCGGGAGTACCGCCGTCGCGGGCTGCCGCTGTCGGTGATCGTCTCGGACTTCTTCCACTGGCCCCACCTGGGCGAGTGGAAGTTCGATCCGGCCGAGTACCCGGACCCGGCGGCCATGCTGCGCGAGCTCGACGAGGCCGGAGTGCGCCTGATGGTCTCGATCTGGCCCTCGGTCAACCCGCTCAGCGAGAACTTCGAGCGAATGAGCCGGGAGGGGTTGCTGGTCGAGACCGAGGCCGGGGTCCCGTACCACGCGCCGTGGCGGGACAAGGGGTTCGACGTCGAGATGCCGGTGGCCTTCTACGACGCCACGAACCCCCGGGCGCGACGGTTCGTCTGGGACCGGGCGCGGGAGCACTACTACGAACTGGGAGTGCGGGTTTGGTGGTTGGACGCCTGTGAACCGGAGATCCGCCCGGGTACTCCGGAGAACCTGCGGTTCGCGGAGGGGCCGGGCAGGGAGGTGTTCAACCTGTATCCGCTGCGGCACGCCCAGGGATTCCACGACGGGATGCGGGAGGAGGGTGAGACCGAGATCGTGTCACTGTGCCGTTCCGCGTGGGCCGGCAGTCAACGCTACGGTGCGGCCCTGTGGTCCGGCGACATCGACGCCACCTTCGAATCGCTGCGGGCTCAGGTGCGTGCCGGGTTGAACGTCGCGTTGTCCGGGATTCCCTGGTGGACCACGGACATCGGCGGGTTCCACGGTGGCGATCCGGATTCGGAGTACTTCCGGGAGCTGGTGGTGCGGTGGTTCCAGTACGGGGTGTTCTGCCCGCTGTTCCGGCTGCACGGAAACCGTGATCCGCGTATGCCGCTGGGGCCGGAGATGACCGGTGGCCCCAACGAGGTGTGGTCGTTCGGGGAACAGGCCTACGAGTCGATCCGCGAGACGCTGTTCCTCCGGGAGCGGCTCCGGCCGTACCTGATGGAGCAGATGCGTGTGGCGCACGAACGCGGTCTGCCGCCGATGCGCCCGTTGTTCGTCGACTATCCGGGTGACGAGCGGGTGTGGGACGTCGAGGACCAGTTCCTGCTGGGGCCGGACGTGCTGGTGGCGCCGGTGACCGAGTACGGCGCGCGGGAGCGCTCGGTACGGCTGCCGCGCGGCGACAGGTGGGTCGGCGCCTGGGACGGGCGGACGTTCGACGGCGGCACCACGATCACGGTCGGGGCCCCGCTGGAGACGGTGCCGGTGTTCCGCCGGGAGGGCGCGACCGTGGAACTGGGCACGTAG